The DNA region CGATCTGGCGGACGACGGTGTTGATCATATCCTCCACCTTGCCGGCCAGAAGGGTCTTGCGTTCGGCCTTGGTTTTCGCCCCATCCAACAGCTTGCGGAAGGTCAGCATCTCGCCAAAAACGCTTGCCGTTTCCGCCAAGGTGAGTGGGGTCGAAGATAGCAGCTCCCCCTGATCGGCGGCTAGAACCTGATGGACACCGTGGCCCAGCTCATGCGCCAAGGTCATGACATCACGCGGTTTCCCAAGGTAGTTGAGCATGACATAGGGGTGTACCGTCGTCACCGTCGGATGCGCAAAAGCCCCCGGAGCCTTGCCCGGCTTTACGCCCGCATCAATCCAGCCTTTGGTAAAGAACGGCTCTGCCAGCTCGGCCATTTTCGGGGAAAAGGCGGCATAGGCATCAGTCACGGTTTTGCGTGCCTCATCCCAATCCACCACGCGCGGGGCGTCGGTTGGCAGGGGCGCGTTGCGATCCCAGACCTGCAGGGTGTCAAGGCCCATCCACTTGGCTTTCAGGCGGTAATAGCGATGCGAAAGCTTGGGGTAGGCGGCGACAACGGCATCGCGCAGGGCTTCGACCACCTCAGGCTCTACATGGTTGGAAAGGTGACGGCTGGTCTGCGGGGATGGCATCTTGCGCCAGCGATCCTCAACCTCTTTTTCCTTGGCGAGCGTGTTATGGACGCGGGCAAAAAGCTTGATGTTCTTGTCAAATACCGCGGCCAGCGCGCGTGATGCGGCCTCACGCTTGGCGCGCTCGGGATCGGTCAGCAGGTTCAACGTGGCCTCAAGGTTCAACGGCTCTTCTTCGCCCTCAACCTCAAACATCAGGCCGGCCATGGTTTCATCAAAAAGACGATTCCAAGCGGCTGCACCAACGGTGGATTGGTCGTGCAGGAATTTCTCCAGCTCGTCTGACAGTTGGTGCGGGCGCATGGCGCGCATCCGTTCAAACACCGGCTTGTAGCGCGCCAGATCGGCATTGGCCGCCAGCAGCCCTGCCAGATGGGCATCATCCAAACGGTTGAATTCCAGTCCGAAAAACACCAAAGGCGTGGTAAACGTGGTGATGCTATCCTGTGCGTCGGCCATGAATTTGGCGCGGTCGCTATCCATGGTGTTCTGGTAATAGCGCAGACCGGCATAGGACATGATCCGCCCTGCGGTGATGTCGATCGCCTCATACTCATGGACGCAGGTCAACATCGCATCTGCATCCAGATCGGCCAGCTTGCCTTCATAATTGGCGGCAAAACCTGCGCAGGCTGTTTCCAGCCACGCCATGTCACGGGTAAACTCCGGCGCATCAGGGGCAGGGTAAAGGTCGGTCAGATCCCAATCTGGCAGCTTTCCCAAGCCCCCCGCCCCGTTTGCGGTGGCATTGGCGTCAAATACTGGGCGGCGATCAAACAGCGTCATGGGAAAACCTCAATCCATTCATTCCTCTTCTATCTATGGTCGCGGGCCCGTCGGGTGCAACCCTGCGAAGGCTTTCTTTTCTGTCGGGATGTCTGGCGTAGCAGGATGTGTGTTATTCATCAGCTTTTGGATGAAATACTGCCTGCGGGGCCCAAATATGTTTGTTTTTGGCAGGTTTGGTGAAGGGGCTCTGATGCGAAGGTCATGGATTTGCGGCGAACAATGCTGTTGCTGCATCGTAAAAACGCCTGCGGCTCTGGGGGAATTCGGCCATCAACTCATGCTCTGCCTGCGCAATGGCTTTAAGGCGCCCTTTGGGCCAATGCGCCATGCGGGCGTGGATTGCTGTGGCGGCGACCACCTTTTCCGCATCGCCTACCATGCAGATTGCAGGCAGATCAGGCGAGGGCAGGCGGCCGAGCGTGCGGCATTCACGCAAGGCTGCATCGAGCCAACGCAGGCTGGGGCCGCCAAGCGTAAGTTCCGGGTGGTTGCGGGCTTGGGATTGCAGCCAAGCATAGCTTTCGGCGTCCTTTGTCAGGACGTTGCCCTTAAAGGGGGTGGCGGCCAAGTAGGTGGCAGCGGAATATCCGGGGACATAGCGCTGCCCAAGGCCCAAGACACAAGCCAGCTTTGAAATAATACGTGCAGGTAGCGCCCATTTGAGACCCCACATCGGCGCAGAGAAAGCCACGGCCTTGACCGCGACCCCATCCATCAGTGCACGCAAGCCAATGCAGCCACCCATCGAATGACATGCCATGTAAAAGGGACCAGAGATGCCCAAAGCGGTCAGTTTGGCCTGCATCGTGGCCAAGTCTTGCTGATACTGTGCGAAATTATCGACATGGCCCTGCATCGGGTCTGGCTTTGGCCGATCGGAAAGCCCTTGGCCGCGCCAGTCTATCACCGCAACGCTATAGCCGCGCGCACCGAATTCAGCGGCGGGACGGCTATATTTTTCAATATATTCGGTGCGCCCGGGCAACATCAGTACCGTGCCCTTATCCCCCTTCGGCCACAAACCCATGCGCAGGCGCACGCCATCGGCGGTTGTCAGCCAATAGGCGCGGCCCCCCTCAGGGCCTTGCGCATGATCACCAAAGAAAGGGGCTTGGGGCATTAGCCAAGCGCCGAGGCAAGCTGCATCGCCATGCCCATCGATCCGTCAACCGAAAGCTTGCCCGACATAAAGGCAGTCGTCGGGTTCATCTCCCCTTCGAGAATCGCCTGAAATACCTCGGCAGAGGCGGAAAGGGTCACGTCTGCCTCCTCGTCACCCGCGCGGACGCCGTTTTCGTCGATCATGATGGATCCTTCGCCCTCAATCTCGAATTTCGCAATACCGTCAAAGCTTTGCACTTTTTCGGACAGTTTTGCCACGGCGGTCTCGATCACTGCGCTCATTGGATTTCCTTCTTTATCTTGCATCAAATTACGCGGAGCATATGGTCTTTTCCGCCCCACGCGCTACTGTTTCGACTATGAAACCACGCGCCCCCTTTCACAATCGTATCGTTGCGACAGTTTTCCTGATTTTTTCGGGATTATCCGGTTTGCCGGCAATGGCCGATGGCTTGGACAGTCTGTTTGACGACCTTCAGACCGCAGAGCCGCAAGCGGCAGAGCGGGTGGAGCGCAAGATCTGGCGGGAATGGTCGAAATCCGGTTCTGCCGCGATGGATCTGTTGCTTAAGCGCGGGCGGGACGCGCTGGATGAGGGCGAGACGCAGGCCGCGATTGAACATTTCACCGCCCTTATCGATCACGCCCCCGATTTTGC from Pseudorhodobacter turbinis includes:
- a CDS encoding M3 family oligoendopeptidase codes for the protein MTLFDRRPVFDANATANGAGGLGKLPDWDLTDLYPAPDAPEFTRDMAWLETACAGFAANYEGKLADLDADAMLTCVHEYEAIDITAGRIMSYAGLRYYQNTMDSDRAKFMADAQDSITTFTTPLVFFGLEFNRLDDAHLAGLLAANADLARYKPVFERMRAMRPHQLSDELEKFLHDQSTVGAAAWNRLFDETMAGLMFEVEGEEEPLNLEATLNLLTDPERAKREAASRALAAVFDKNIKLFARVHNTLAKEKEVEDRWRKMPSPQTSRHLSNHVEPEVVEALRDAVVAAYPKLSHRYYRLKAKWMGLDTLQVWDRNAPLPTDAPRVVDWDEARKTVTDAYAAFSPKMAELAEPFFTKGWIDAGVKPGKAPGAFAHPTVTTVHPYVMLNYLGKPRDVMTLAHELGHGVHQVLAADQGELLSSTPLTLAETASVFGEMLTFRKLLDGAKTKAERKTLLAGKVEDMINTVVRQIAFYDFECKLHAARREGELTPDDINALWMSVQAQSLGDAFEFMDGYETFWAYVPHFVHSPFYVYAYAFGDGLVNALYAAYADGLPGFEEKYFDMLKAGGSMHHKDLLAPFGLDASDPAFWDKGLDMISGFIDELEAMED
- a CDS encoding alpha/beta fold hydrolase, with translation MPQAPFFGDHAQGPEGGRAYWLTTADGVRLRMGLWPKGDKGTVLMLPGRTEYIEKYSRPAAEFGARGYSVAVIDWRGQGLSDRPKPDPMQGHVDNFAQYQQDLATMQAKLTALGISGPFYMACHSMGGCIGLRALMDGVAVKAVAFSAPMWGLKWALPARIISKLACVLGLGQRYVPGYSAATYLAATPFKGNVLTKDAESYAWLQSQARNHPELTLGGPSLRWLDAALRECRTLGRLPSPDLPAICMVGDAEKVVAATAIHARMAHWPKGRLKAIAQAEHELMAEFPQSRRRFYDAATALFAANP
- a CDS encoding SCP2 sterol-binding domain-containing protein; this translates as MSAVIETAVAKLSEKVQSFDGIAKFEIEGEGSIMIDENGVRAGDEEADVTLSASAEVFQAILEGEMNPTTAFMSGKLSVDGSMGMAMQLASALG
- a CDS encoding tetratricopeptide repeat protein, with amino-acid sequence MKPRAPFHNRIVATVFLIFSGLSGLPAMADGLDSLFDDLQTAEPQAAERVERKIWREWSKSGSAAMDLLLKRGRDALDEGETQAAIEHFTALIDHAPDFAEAWNGRATAYFQAGLYGPSVADIAQALRLNPRHFGAMSGFARILEDTGEPDRALQVYRSALAIHPHLSGVSEAVTRLETLAAGQEL